The following proteins are co-located in the Mauremys reevesii isolate NIE-2019 linkage group 23, ASM1616193v1, whole genome shotgun sequence genome:
- the PPP1R8 gene encoding nuclear inhibitor of protein phosphatase 1, which produces MAANANSCGGLSLFDCPSWAGKPPPGLHLDVVKGDKLIEKLIIDEKKYYLFGRNPDLCDFTIDHQSCSRVHAALVYHKHLKRVFLIDLNSTHGTFLGHIRLEPHKPQQIPIDSTVSFGASTRAYTLREKPQTLPSAVKGDEKMGGDDEELKGLLGLPEEETELDNLTEFNTAHNKRISTLTIEEGNLDIQRPKRKRKNSRVTFSDDDEIINPEDVDPSVGRFRNMVQTAVVPVKKKRMENPGSLGMDESVTRRMQNFPYGGGLYGGLPPTHNEAGSQSHGIHGTALIGGLPMPYPNLAPEVDLTPVVPSTVSMNPAPNPAVFNPEAVNEPKKKKYAKEAWPGKKPTPSLLI; this is translated from the exons GGCAGGAAAACCTCCCCCTGGCTTGCATCTGGATGTAGTCAAAGGAGACAAACTAATTGAG AAACTGATCATTGATGAGAAGAAATATTATCTATTTGGGAGAAACCCTGATCTGTGCGATTTTACCATTGATCACCAGTCCTGCTCTCGGGTCCATGCTGCCTTGGTATATCACAAACATCTTAAGAGGGTTTTCCTCATAGACCTTAACAGCA CACATGGCACGTTCTTGGGTCATATCCGTTTGGAACCTCACAAACCACAAcagattcccattgactccacAGTTTCATTTGGTGCCTCTACGCGGGCGTATACTCTGCGAGAGAAGCCGCAGACACTGCCATCCGCGGTTAAAGGAGATGAGAAAATGGGTGGTGATGATGAGGAGCTCAAGGGCTTGCTGGGCCTGCCGGAGGAGGAGACCGAGCTTGAT AACCTGACAGAGTTTAACACAGCCCACAACAAGAGAATCTCTACGCTCACCATAGAGGAAGGGAACTTGGATATTCAGAGACCAAAGAGAAAACGGAAGAACTCCAGAGTGACATTCAGCGACGATGACGAGATCATTAATCCAG AGGACGTGGACCCTTCAGTTGGGCGTTTCAGAAACATGGTACAGACAGCAGTGGTCCCAGTTAAG AAGAAACGGATGGAAAACCCAGGCTCGCTGGGCATGGATGAGTCTGTAACACGGCGCATGCAGAACTTCCCCTACGGTGGAGGATTGTATGGTGGTCTGCCTCCCACTCACAATGAGGCAGGTTCCCAATCGCATGGCATTCATGGGACAGCACTCATTGGAGGCCTGCCAATGCCCTACCCCAATCTTGCCCCAGAGGTGGACTTGACTCCCGTTGTGCCATCGACGGTTAGCATGAACCCTGCTCCCAACCCTGCCGTCTTTAATCCTGAAGCTGTGAATGAACCGAAGAAGAAGAAATATGCAAAGGAGGCTTGGCCAGGCAAGAAGCCCACCCCTTCTCTACTGATCTGA